A genomic segment from Triticum dicoccoides isolate Atlit2015 ecotype Zavitan chromosome 1A, WEW_v2.0, whole genome shotgun sequence encodes:
- the LOC119281347 gene encoding uncharacterized protein LOC119281347 isoform X1 — protein MSKTTLVLLITVIQIASPADIRLPVRRNAAVTKTLLSSLSSYICPAGDAMLRSFPQARPLLRRMGFDKRDAYFFKQMGKGMLCTYALLGAAWLWNDTSPLGWRTLKPRPKEEKEMAHLYEHREFPYPGDEEAVEEFIKSEGALGTTIGPKGFADTNVDSDNMQKQLQSKKFDQEAQNLWFRMRNEVAHELQEKGFGVE, from the exons ATGAGTAAAACGACATTAGTTCTGTTAATTACAGTGATTCAAATCGCTTCACCGGCAGACATACGCCtacctgttcgacgaaatgccgcAGTGACTAAAACCCTCTTGTCTTCACTTTCCTCCTACATATGTCCCGCAGGTGACGCGATGCTGCGCAGCTTCCCTCAGGCCCGTCCGCTCCTCAG GAGGATGGGGTTCGACAAGAGGGATGCCTACTTCTTTAAGCAGATGGGCAAGGGCATGCTCTGCACCTACGCGCTTCTCGGCGCAGCATGGCTCTGGAATGACACGTCGCCGCTTGGTTGGCGGACGCTCAAGCCACGCCCCAAG GAAGAAAAAGAGATGGCACATCTTTATGAGCACAGGGAGTTTCCCTACCCTGGTGATGAAGAGGCAGTTGAGGAGTTCATAAAAAGTGAGGGTGCTCTAGGTACCACGATCGGGCCCAAAGGTTTTGCGGATACAAATGTGGACTCTGATAACATGCAGAAGCAACTGCAGTCGAAAAAGTTCGACCAGGAGGCACAAAACCTCTGGTTCCGAATGAGGAATGAGGTTGCACATGAACTACAAGAGAAGGGATTTGGTGTTGAATGA
- the LOC119281347 gene encoding uncharacterized protein LOC119281347 isoform X2 produces MLVIQIASPADIRLPVRRNAAVTKTLLSSLSSYICPAGDAMLRSFPQARPLLRRMGFDKRDAYFFKQMGKGMLCTYALLGAAWLWNDTSPLGWRTLKPRPKEEKEMAHLYEHREFPYPGDEEAVEEFIKSEGALGTTIGPKGFADTNVDSDNMQKQLQSKKFDQEAQNLWFRMRNEVAHELQEKGFGVE; encoded by the exons ATGCTAG TGATTCAAATCGCTTCACCGGCAGACATACGCCtacctgttcgacgaaatgccgcAGTGACTAAAACCCTCTTGTCTTCACTTTCCTCCTACATATGTCCCGCAGGTGACGCGATGCTGCGCAGCTTCCCTCAGGCCCGTCCGCTCCTCAG GAGGATGGGGTTCGACAAGAGGGATGCCTACTTCTTTAAGCAGATGGGCAAGGGCATGCTCTGCACCTACGCGCTTCTCGGCGCAGCATGGCTCTGGAATGACACGTCGCCGCTTGGTTGGCGGACGCTCAAGCCACGCCCCAAG GAAGAAAAAGAGATGGCACATCTTTATGAGCACAGGGAGTTTCCCTACCCTGGTGATGAAGAGGCAGTTGAGGAGTTCATAAAAAGTGAGGGTGCTCTAGGTACCACGATCGGGCCCAAAGGTTTTGCGGATACAAATGTGGACTCTGATAACATGCAGAAGCAACTGCAGTCGAAAAAGTTCGACCAGGAGGCACAAAACCTCTGGTTCCGAATGAGGAATGAGGTTGCACATGAACTACAAGAGAAGGGATTTGGTGTTGAATGA
- the LOC119281347 gene encoding uncharacterized protein LOC119281347 isoform X4 has product MLRSFPQARPLLRRMGFDKRDAYFFKQMGKGMLCTYALLGAAWLWNDTSPLGWRTLKPRPKEEKEMAHLYEHREFPYPGDEEAVEEFIKSEGALGTTIGPKGFADTNVDSDNMQKQLQSKKFDQEAQNLWFRMRNEVAHELQEKGFGVE; this is encoded by the exons ATGCTGCGCAGCTTCCCTCAGGCCCGTCCGCTCCTCAG GAGGATGGGGTTCGACAAGAGGGATGCCTACTTCTTTAAGCAGATGGGCAAGGGCATGCTCTGCACCTACGCGCTTCTCGGCGCAGCATGGCTCTGGAATGACACGTCGCCGCTTGGTTGGCGGACGCTCAAGCCACGCCCCAAG GAAGAAAAAGAGATGGCACATCTTTATGAGCACAGGGAGTTTCCCTACCCTGGTGATGAAGAGGCAGTTGAGGAGTTCATAAAAAGTGAGGGTGCTCTAGGTACCACGATCGGGCCCAAAGGTTTTGCGGATACAAATGTGGACTCTGATAACATGCAGAAGCAACTGCAGTCGAAAAAGTTCGACCAGGAGGCACAAAACCTCTGGTTCCGAATGAGGAATGAGGTTGCACATGAACTACAAGAGAAGGGATTTGGTGTTGAATGA
- the LOC119281347 gene encoding uncharacterized protein LOC119281347 isoform X3, which produces MLGDAMLRSFPQARPLLRRMGFDKRDAYFFKQMGKGMLCTYALLGAAWLWNDTSPLGWRTLKPRPKEEKEMAHLYEHREFPYPGDEEAVEEFIKSEGALGTTIGPKGFADTNVDSDNMQKQLQSKKFDQEAQNLWFRMRNEVAHELQEKGFGVE; this is translated from the exons ATGCTAG GTGACGCGATGCTGCGCAGCTTCCCTCAGGCCCGTCCGCTCCTCAG GAGGATGGGGTTCGACAAGAGGGATGCCTACTTCTTTAAGCAGATGGGCAAGGGCATGCTCTGCACCTACGCGCTTCTCGGCGCAGCATGGCTCTGGAATGACACGTCGCCGCTTGGTTGGCGGACGCTCAAGCCACGCCCCAAG GAAGAAAAAGAGATGGCACATCTTTATGAGCACAGGGAGTTTCCCTACCCTGGTGATGAAGAGGCAGTTGAGGAGTTCATAAAAAGTGAGGGTGCTCTAGGTACCACGATCGGGCCCAAAGGTTTTGCGGATACAAATGTGGACTCTGATAACATGCAGAAGCAACTGCAGTCGAAAAAGTTCGACCAGGAGGCACAAAACCTCTGGTTCCGAATGAGGAATGAGGTTGCACATGAACTACAAGAGAAGGGATTTGGTGTTGAATGA
- the LOC119281347 gene encoding uncharacterized protein LOC119281347 isoform X5 yields the protein MSKTTLVLLITVIQIASPADIRLPVRRNAAVTKTLLSSLSSYICPAGDAMLRSFPQARPLLRRMGFDKRDAYFFKQMGKGMLCTYALLGAAWLWNDTSPLGWRTLKPRPKVLLKQYILVIVYHSTSSPYICHLQHSNMKL from the exons ATGAGTAAAACGACATTAGTTCTGTTAATTACAGTGATTCAAATCGCTTCACCGGCAGACATACGCCtacctgttcgacgaaatgccgcAGTGACTAAAACCCTCTTGTCTTCACTTTCCTCCTACATATGTCCCGCAGGTGACGCGATGCTGCGCAGCTTCCCTCAGGCCCGTCCGCTCCTCAG GAGGATGGGGTTCGACAAGAGGGATGCCTACTTCTTTAAGCAGATGGGCAAGGGCATGCTCTGCACCTACGCGCTTCTCGGCGCAGCATGGCTCTGGAATGACACGTCGCCGCTTGGTTGGCGGACGCTCAAGCCACGCCCCAAG GTTTTACTGAAACAGTATATTCTGGTCATTGTTTATCATTCGACGAGTTCTCCTTATATATGCCACCTTCAACACTCAAACATGAAGTTATGA
- the LOC119268563 gene encoding receptor-like protein EIX2: protein MAGGHAQASTTPLLCLPLCLLVLLSSAQRATGMYLDAGGTHETFSGGTVPESFSVRSRNSSNSSGAGAAFCRLLSLQILDLSNNQLTGELPDCWWNLQALQFMDLSDNSFSGQIPAAKASHNCSLESLHLAGNGFTGTFPRVLKGCDSLATLDIGSNNFFGAIPPWIGTQVPSLRILSLRSNNFTGVIPVELSRLSKLQLLDLANNRLTGKIPVAFGNLTSMRNPEIVSSTASSLDGSTYQDRIDIIWKGQELIFQRTIRLLTGIDLSGNLLSQCIPDELTNLYGLRFLNLSRNHLSCGIPGDVGSLKNLEFLDLSCNELSGHIPQSISFLSTLSIFNISNNHLSGRIPGGSQMQTLTEPSFYRNNSGLCGFPLADCPTTSPASDEKTGEGEDQWLYYCVTAGVVFGFWLWFGLLFSVETWRCALLFSVDGMQSKIMQKVSHIDQFISKSSNDQYTM from the coding sequence atggcaGGAGGACACGCCCAAGCTTCAACAACACCTCTGCTGTGCCTCCCCCTCTGCCTCCTAGTACTGCTATCCTCTGCCCAACGGGCGACGGGCATGTACCTCGACGCCGGCGGAACCCACGAGACCTTCTCCGGCGGCACCGTGCCCGAGAGCTTCAGCGTGCGGAGCCGCAACTCCTCCAACAGCTCCGGCGCCGGCGCGGCCTTCTGCAGGCTCCTCTCCCTCCAGATCCTCGACCTGTCCAACAACCAGCTCACGGGCGAGCTCCCCGACTGCTGGTGGAACCTGCAGGCGCTGCAGTTCATGGACCTCTCCGACAACTCCTTCTCGGGCCAAATCCCCGCTGCCAAGGCAAGTCACAACTGCTCCCTCGAGTCGCTCCATCTCGCCGGCAATGGCTTCACCGGCACCTTCCCGCGGGTCTTGAAAGGTTGCGACTCGCTGGCCACCCTCGACATCGGGAGTAATAACTTCTTCGGTGCCATCCCTCCATGGATCGGGACCCAGGTTCCGTCGTTGAGAATCCTTAGCCTTAGATCAAACAATTTCACAGGGGTAATCCCTGTGGAGTTGTCGCGGCTCTCTAAACTCCAGCTGCTCGACCTCGCCAACAACAGACTCACAGGAAAAATTCCGGTAGCATTCGGCAACTTGACCTCCATGAGGAACCCAGAAATTGTGTCGAGTACGGCATCATCGCTGGATGGGTCGACTTATCAGGATAGAATCGATATAATCTGGAAGGGCCAGGAGCTCATCTTCCAAAGAACGATCCGGTTATTGACCGGCATCGATCTGTCAGGCAACCTCTTGTCTCAGTGCATCCCTGACGAGCTAACCAACCTTTACGGCCTCCGATTTCTGAACCTGTCAAGAAATCATCTGTCATGCGGCATCCCTGGAGATGTCGGTAGTTTGAAGAATCTCGAGTTTCTTGATCTATCATGTAATGAGCTTTCAGGACACATTCCACAGAGCATCTCGTTCTTGTCAACGCTCAGCATATTCAACATCTCCAACAATCATTTGTCAGGCAGGATACCTGGTGGGAGCCAGATGCAGACGTTGACTGAACCTTCGTTTTACCGGAACAATTCCGGCCTTTGCGGATTTCCTCTAGCCGATTGTCCAACTACTTCGCCTGCTTCGGATGAGAAAACTGGTGAAGGGGAGGACCAGTGGCTGTACTACTGTGTGACTGCTGGGGTTGTTTTTGGATTTTGGCTATGGTTTGGCCTGCTCTTTTCAGTTGAGACCTGGAGATGTGCTCTTCTCTTCTCTGTCGATGGCATGCAATCCAAGATTATGCAGAAGGTGTCACATATTGACCAGTTTATTTCAAAAAGTAGTAATGATCAATATACtatgtaa